The following proteins are encoded in a genomic region of Synergistaceae bacterium:
- the lpxK gene encoding tetraacyldisaccharide 4'-kinase, producing the protein MIIDTYMKHVKGEKYNLLADIIFRPFSWLGSAFLYVNKFLRSHGLLKTIEPPLPLISVGNLTYGGTNKTPFVEMLAKFTSSKGIKTGIVTRGYSGKTHEAILIRDGEGKRDLIGDEPLLLSRELPNMPIAVAKKRLDGVNALKNCGCELVIADDAFQHKIMGRDVDIVLIDSVCPFGNGQILPDGIMREKINALSRADLIVLTKSEQVTSHELNNLRGQISKYIDSSKIFTSRLEFTDWLLYGTDTRPGKDSKVFAFSAIGNPESFKRSLIQMGLTITGGKNFRDHHRYTRKDIQELCKLAIKSKADFITCTEKDLYNFPDNFTWPEGIALVIPRVKAVLNEPEKFFNALTQALRPKIIIASNGYGEDAIGTMLAKKLREKLPESKISGFALVGRGDSYIRAGFD; encoded by the coding sequence ATGATTATAGATACTTACATGAAACATGTTAAAGGCGAGAAATATAATTTACTTGCTGATATAATTTTCAGGCCGTTTTCTTGGCTGGGCAGCGCGTTTCTTTACGTGAATAAATTTTTGCGTTCTCATGGACTATTAAAGACTATTGAGCCGCCTTTACCGTTAATAAGTGTTGGAAATCTTACATACGGAGGCACAAACAAGACTCCATTTGTAGAGATGCTTGCTAAATTCACGAGCTCCAAAGGCATTAAAACAGGAATCGTAACACGGGGATATTCGGGCAAAACTCACGAGGCTATATTAATACGTGACGGAGAAGGAAAGCGCGATTTAATCGGTGATGAGCCGTTATTATTATCTCGTGAACTGCCAAATATGCCGATTGCCGTAGCTAAAAAACGACTCGACGGTGTTAATGCTCTGAAAAATTGCGGGTGTGAACTCGTTATAGCTGATGACGCTTTTCAACATAAAATAATGGGCCGTGATGTAGATATTGTATTAATTGACTCAGTCTGCCCGTTCGGAAATGGGCAGATTTTACCCGATGGAATAATGCGCGAAAAAATTAACGCACTCTCAAGAGCTGATTTAATAGTTTTGACTAAATCCGAGCAGGTTACGAGTCATGAATTAAATAATTTACGCGGACAAATCAGCAAATATATAGACTCGTCAAAAATTTTCACGTCAAGATTAGAATTTACCGACTGGCTGTTATATGGCACTGATACAAGACCGGGCAAAGACTCAAAAGTTTTCGCGTTCTCTGCAATTGGTAATCCGGAAAGTTTCAAGCGTTCACTTATTCAAATGGGACTGACTATAACGGGCGGCAAAAATTTTAGAGATCATCACAGATATACGCGTAAGGACATTCAAGAATTATGCAAACTCGCAATAAAAAGCAAAGCAGATTTCATAACGTGTACAGAGAAGGATTTATATAATTTTCCTGATAATTTCACTTGGCCGGAGGGAATCGCGCTCGTTATTCCCAGAGTCAAGGCCGTATTAAATGAACCGGAAAAATTTTTTAACGCACTCACTCAAGCATTAAGGCCAAAAATTATAATTGCTTCTAATGGCTACGGTGAAGACGCGATCGGGACAATGCTGGCCAAGAAATTGCGCGAGAAATTGCCGGAGTCAAAAATTTCAGGTTTTGCACTTGTCGGGCGGGGAGATTCTTATATTCGGGCAGGTTTTGATG